A window of the Cannabis sativa cultivar Pink pepper isolate KNU-18-1 chromosome X, ASM2916894v1, whole genome shotgun sequence genome harbors these coding sequences:
- the LOC115708996 gene encoding probable CDP-diacylglycerol--inositol 3-phosphatidyltransferase 2 isoform X1: MAGKAAPRPTMLSVYLYIPNIIGYIRILMNCFAFAQCFSNKKLFSVLYFFSFVCDGIDGWCARKFNQVSTFGAVLDMITDRISTACLLVILSQVYRPGLVFLSLLALDISSHWLQMYSTFLSGKVSHKDVKDSTSWLFRLYYGNRMFMAYCCVACEVLYILLFLLAKNQTENLMDVLLSSVKQNPLLCILVILSLFGWAVKQAVNVIQLKTAADVCVLFDVEKKQKP; this comes from the exons ATGGCCGGGAAAGCTGCTCCTAGACCAACTATGCTATCTGTTTACCTTTATATTCCTAATATCATTG GTTACATAAGGATTCTAATGAACTGTTTTGCTTTTGCACAATGCTTCTCCAACAAAAAGCTGTTCTCTGTTCTCTACTTTTTTAG CTTTGTATGTGATGGCATAGATGGTTGGTGTGCTCGTAAATTCAACCaag TTTCTACATTTGGAGCTGTTTTAGACATGATAACAGACAG GATTAGCACTGCTTGTCTATTGGTTATACTTTCCCAAGTGTACCG GCCTGGCCTAGTTTTCCTCTCATTGCTTGCCTTAGATATTTCTAGCCACTGGTTGCAGATGTACAG TACTTTCTTGTCGGGCAAAGTTAGTCATAAAGATGTAAAAGACAGCACTAGTTGGCTTTTCAGGTTATATTATGGAAACCGAATGTTTATGGCTTACTGTTGTGTGGCATGTGAG GTTCTTTATATACTGTTGTTTCTACTTGCAAAGAACCAGACTGAGAATTTAATGGAT GTTTTATTAAGTTCGGTTAAACAGAATCCACTGCTTTGTATTCTAGTTATCTTAAGTTTATTTGGCTGGGCAGTCAAGCAAGCTGTTAATGTTATACAG TTGAAGACAGCAGCAGATGTATGCGTGCTTTTCGACGTCGAGAAAAAGCAGAAGCCTTAA
- the LOC115708996 gene encoding probable CDP-diacylglycerol--inositol 3-phosphatidyltransferase 2 isoform X2, with protein MNCFAFAQCFSNKKLFSVLYFFSFVCDGIDGWCARKFNQVSTFGAVLDMITDRISTACLLVILSQVYRPGLVFLSLLALDISSHWLQMYSTFLSGKVSHKDVKDSTSWLFRLYYGNRMFMAYCCVACEVLYILLFLLAKNQTENLMDVLLSSVKQNPLLCILVILSLFGWAVKQAVNVIQLKTAADVCVLFDVEKKQKP; from the exons ATGAACTGTTTTGCTTTTGCACAATGCTTCTCCAACAAAAAGCTGTTCTCTGTTCTCTACTTTTTTAG CTTTGTATGTGATGGCATAGATGGTTGGTGTGCTCGTAAATTCAACCaag TTTCTACATTTGGAGCTGTTTTAGACATGATAACAGACAG GATTAGCACTGCTTGTCTATTGGTTATACTTTCCCAAGTGTACCG GCCTGGCCTAGTTTTCCTCTCATTGCTTGCCTTAGATATTTCTAGCCACTGGTTGCAGATGTACAG TACTTTCTTGTCGGGCAAAGTTAGTCATAAAGATGTAAAAGACAGCACTAGTTGGCTTTTCAGGTTATATTATGGAAACCGAATGTTTATGGCTTACTGTTGTGTGGCATGTGAG GTTCTTTATATACTGTTGTTTCTACTTGCAAAGAACCAGACTGAGAATTTAATGGAT GTTTTATTAAGTTCGGTTAAACAGAATCCACTGCTTTGTATTCTAGTTATCTTAAGTTTATTTGGCTGGGCAGTCAAGCAAGCTGTTAATGTTATACAG TTGAAGACAGCAGCAGATGTATGCGTGCTTTTCGACGTCGAGAAAAAGCAGAAGCCTTAA
- the LOC115702908 gene encoding probable 26S proteasome non-ATPase regulatory subunit 3 — protein sequence MTQDVEMKELQAPSNSVPVPVPSPTPSTLQHLKEIASLIETGAYAREVRRIVRVVRLTMALRRKLKASVLSAFLNFALTPGSEVHTRLSSYIPKEDEHDMDVDTATSATQAPVKHSIPELEIYCYLLVLIFLIDQKKYSEAKACASASIARLKNLNRRTVDVLASRLYFYYSLSYELTGDLAEIRGNLLALHRIATLRHDELGQETLLNLLLRNYLHYNLYDQAEKLRSKAPRFEAHSNQQFCRYLFYLGKIRTIQLEYTDAKESLLQAARKAPIAALGFRVQCNKWAIIVRLLLGEIPERTVFMQKGMEKALRPYFELTNAVRIGDLELFRSVAEKFSSTFNTDRTHNLIVRLRHNVIRTGLRNISISYSRISLVDVAKKLRLDSPNPVADAESIVAKAIRDGAIDATLDHGNGWMVSKETGDIYSTNEPQSAFDTRIAFCLNLHNEAVRALRFPPNSHKEKESAEKRRERQQQEQELAKHIAEEDDDDF from the exons ATGACTCAAGACGTGGAGATGAAAGAGCTTCAGGCTCCTTCCAATTCAGTCCCAGTCCCAGTCCCTTCTCCTACTCCTTCAACTCTGCAAC ATTTGAAGGAGATTGCATCGCTTATTGAGACTGGTGCGTATGCACGGGAGGTTCGGAGAATTGTGCGTGTTGTTCGCCTGACCATGGCGTTGAGGCGAAAGCTGAAGGCTTCAGTGCTCTCTGCGTTCCTCAATTTCGCTCTTACTCCAGGATCGGAGGTGCACACTCGGTTATCTTCCTATATCCCAAAG GAGGATGAACATGACATGGATGTTGATACTGCAACATCTGCAACTCAAGCTCCAGTAAAGCACTCGATACCGGAGCTAGAAATTTACTGCTATTTGCTTGTGCTAATTTTTCTGATTGATCAGAAGAAATACAGTGAG GCCAAAGCTTGTGCCTCAGCCAGCATTGCTCGATTGAAGAACCTGAATAGGAGAACTGTTGATGTTCTAGCATCAAGGCTATACTTTTATTATTCTCTTAGTTATGAACTCACCGGTGATCTTGCTGAAATTAGGGG AAACCTTCTTGCTCTCCATCGTATTGCAACATTACGTCATGATGAGTTGGGTCAG GAAACGCTTCTTAACCTGTTACTTCGAAATTACCTCCATTACAACTTGTACGATCAGGCTGAAAAGCTGAGGTCCAAGGCTCCCCGGTTTGAAGCTCACTCAAACCAGCAG TTTTGTAGGTACCTCTTTTACTTGGGAAAGATCAGAACAATTCAGTTGGAGTATACAGATGCTAAAGAGTCCCTCCTGCAAGCAGCTAGGAAAGCTCCAATTGCAGCCCTTGGTTTCCGAGTTCAGTGTAACAAGTGGGCTATCATTGTCCGCTTACTGTTGGGGGAAATACCCGAGAGGACAGTTTTTATGCAAAAAGGGATGGAGAAGGCTTTGAGGCCATATTTTGAACTAACAAAT gcTGTACGAATTGGAGATTTGGAGCTTTTCAGAAGTGTTGCTGAGAAGTTCTCCAGCACTTTCAATACAGATAGAACCCACAATTTGATTGTTAGGTTGCGCCATAATGTCATTAGGACTGGGCTGCGTAACATTAGCATCTCATATTCACGGATTTCTCTTGTTGATGTTGCCAAAAAGCTGAGATTGGACTCTCCAAATCCAGTCGCTGATGCAGAGAGTATTGTGGCCAAGGCAATCCGAGATGGGGCAATTGATGCTACTCTGGATCATGGAAATGGATGGATGGTGTCGAAGGAAACTGGAGATATCTACTCTACAAACGAGCCTCAAAGTGCATTTGACACTAGGATTGCCTTTTGTCTTAACTTGCATAATGAAGCAGTGCGTGCACTCCGATTCCCACCAAACTCccacaaagaaaaagaaagtgcTGAGAAGAGGAGGGAAAGACAGCAGCAGGAACAAGAGCTCGCTAAACATATAGCCGAGGAAGACGATGATGACTTTTGA